DNA from Oncorhynchus masou masou isolate Uvic2021 chromosome 5, UVic_Omas_1.1, whole genome shotgun sequence:
AAAATGGTAGGCTACCTGATCAAACTGATTGTCCAGATTAGGCTATTCCAGGGTATTTTACAGAATGTTTGTCTTAATAAAGAACACAACTAGGGGTTGTCTTtatgatatactgtactgtaggaacGTATCATTGTAGACTCAGCGATAAACAAATTACCTGCAACGTATTGGCACTTCCTTTGGTGCATAAGTAGCAGCTCTGTCTGTTGCAGGGGGTTAGGTTGGCATTGTAGCTGCAGTCTACTAGTGCCCATGCCCAGTGCTGCGGGAAGCCGTTGGCTCCAACTCAACCACCACCCGCTTCTGTGGACCGGTCTCAGTATCCTAGAACAAGAtgttatttctctttctctctcactctttctttctctcgttctccttTTATTtcattctctgtttctctccttctcaatTGCTCTCCCTATATCTCTTTTTTTCCCACGCTGCAGACCCCCATCACCTCTAAACAAGGACGGACACACACTATTTTCTTAAAGGGTTCAAAGGATTAATGACTGTAGGCATACAGTAGATCCGGCCCAGGACCATTTCATTCCATTAAATAATTGGATCATGGATGCTGTTACAGTCACCCCATTTTCAGCCAAATGCTGCCCCTCACTTTAATGATTTGAAtctactgtatagtactgatgAGTACCTCATCTCCTTGGTGCCAGCCAGGCTTTTGATCAAAGGGAGATTTTAATGGCATGTACCTGCATGAGACTACATCTGCAGGATGTATGCTGATGAAAATAAATGTCAACTTGAAAGTCCCAACTGAATGGTCGGGATAGAAACATATTTTGGATTATTTGGAGATGAGGCCTTGCATAGAAACCATGGGTCCCCCTTCTTTAGGTCACCAGAATGATTACTATGACAAACGAAGCATCAACTGTAACTCCATGATGACTCAGCTTCTAAACAGGATGACCACAGGATGACCCATCAGTCCTGAACACGGTCGCGGTGTCCGTTCACAAACCAGTAAACGAACTGACCTGCCTATAACCAGACCTTTCTATAATCACGGCCATAGATATCCAGCCCAACCTCCTACTGGGAGTTAACTGTTCTCATTACCGTTTTCTACAGCAGCTTGTGCTGAGGTATTTATatatcagagggaaagagagagatgggtctTATCCCTGTAATGAGGATCAGGCTAAGAGGATAagctctgactgactggctatgTGGTGGTCAGTGCCCCGGTCTGTTTCCTTTCAACTGTTGTTGACCATGAGTCATTCACTGAACGAGAGGGGATATGAGAGGGCATAGTTGCGGGACAATAATGACCTGGGCAGTTAGCTTTTACCTGTCAAAGTTTTACTTCCCGATATCGTGGTCAGTGTACGCCAGAAATGATCTTAGCTCCTGTGACCAATTTAAGTTTCTAACCAGAAagttactgtctctatactgtcccAATAATTCACTGTCCAATGGCCTCTCTTACTTTCCAGTGAACTATATATTAATCAAGTATTTTtcttttctccctccattcccatCTCCCCCCTACAGTGCTGTGTTCAGAGAGAGTGGGCCAGGTCACTAAGACGTACCATGACATCGAGGCTGTCACCCACCTACTGGAAGAGGTAAGTAAATATAAGGGGATTGTTTTCATACGTGAACCCTTCATCAAATTGAATAACGTGTACCTGAGTATATTATCCATTTGAGCAAATCACGATAGTCATCAGCCATAAGCATGTTGCTAGAATGATAAGCAAGTCTTCTACTAGAAACTAGACTGTAACTACATCACAGAATGAAGAACATCAAACCGCTGTCGTCTTGCAGAAAGAGCGGGACCTCGAGTTGGCGGCCCGGATCGGCCAATCACTGCTCAAGCAGAATCGGGATCTAACGGCACGGAATGAGTTAATGGACGAACAGCTGGAGATCGCTAAGGAAGAGGTATGAAACCATCACTGTGGTCCTACTTTGATTTATCTCACCTATTACAGACAGAATACAGTACTACTGGAGCATAGCATTTAGCGAGAGGAAATACATACAGCGTATGTTGTCTTTAGTTCCAGTCCGGCATTAACACAGCTGGTTCAACTTTGATTTAGACCTTGTATCACTTGAATCATTGCATTAATGCTAGGCAGgatcaaaagcctgcacacccggTAACTCGCCCGGACCAGGAATGGGGACAATTTTACATGATAGATCCTAGTTCAGTACTCTGACCCTGCTTCCTGATTCCAATTCACCAGATAGCCCAGCTGCGACATGAGCTCTCCATGAGAGACGACCTGCTCCACTTGTACGCCAGCACAGAGGAGATCGAGAACGCCTCCGACTCACACGCACTGtgagtgtgtacacacacacacatacactgcagAGTACACATACACATCGTACATGCCCTCAGGCATAGCAGCACAACTTTGGCAGGTAAACGTAAGACTTAAATTCTGactgccttctccctctctcctggttTTCAGAATGAAGAGGAACGAGTCGTCTAACTCCCTCAGTAACTTTGTCAATTATGACTTCATACAGCAGAAACTCAAAGGTCTGGAGGAGGAGAACCTCAAACTGCGCTGTGAGGTGTGGAACACTGACTACTTCCAAATACCTGAAGTCATTGAAGTGGATTGGAAACTTGCTAATGCAATTGATGTTGCTACCCCACAGGCCAATGAACTGACGTCAGAGACCGCTAACTATGAGGAACAAGAGCAGGAgctgatgatggtgtgtgtggagGAACTCAGTAAGTGTACTACAATGTACTACAGTGTAATACTATGCATATTTATCAAGGTATACGGTACTGTGTTCCTGAGGGAGAGGTAATTGGTGAGTGGGTGAATACAGTGAAAACTGTAGGTACTGTGTATTCATACGaaccctctccgtctctctccctctttttctctctctatcgtgttctctccttctctccctccaatcTTTTtgttctacctccctccctcccccagcctctGTGAATAAGCAGGTGGTGGACCTGTCTGATGAGTTGGCCCGTAAGGTGGAGGACACCCTCAGGCAGCAGGAGGAGATCAGCTCCCTGCTCGCACAAATAGTCGACCTGCAGGCACGCTGCAAAAGGGTGAGTGATCACAGACCCAACGAGGCAAAGGCATACACACACCTAAatgcatacccacacacacacatgcagtgcacggacacacacacagagttgacATGGCACTCCTCTCATGCCTTGAGGTTCCACAAGGACAAAAGACTCAAGACTCACCCACACCGAACACTTCTATAAGGGAGTACATTAAATATTTACATGTGCACTGAAGTTGGAATCTACAGTATCAAGTTGGTAAACAGTGTCACTGATACGATGATGGTATTaactctccactctgttcctctaGCTCACCACTGACAACGAAGAGCTGACCCAGCACCTGAGTGCCTCACGGGAGAGCCAATCACAGCTCAAATCAGAGGTAAGACACGCCCTCCACACTCTCCCAACAATCCATTACCCTCCAATGAGCTATCTAGAACTAGTAGGATAAAGTTGCTCTTTAACACAAATCTAAGGTCTGTTTTTGGCTTTTCCCCCTTATTGTTAATGCAATGATTTGAGGAGGCTAAGCTGATCGTAGATCTGTCCCTCAAGGCAAGCTTGTAAATAACCACAGTAGCAGTGTGTATCTAACTGACCTCTGGCACTCCCTGGCTGCAGCTAAACTACCTGCAAGACAAGTACTCAGAGTGTGAGGACATGCTACGGGAGGCCAGAGAGGACATTAAGAACCTGCGCAACAAGAGCCTGCCCAACAGCACGGTGCAGCGCTACAGCTCCCTATCAGCCGTGTTCCCCATGGACTCCCTGGCAGCAGAGATAGAGGGCACTTTCCGCAAGGGCCTAGACGTCCCCGCCCCCTCCGAGTACAAGTGAGTGATGTCACTGTGAAAACATAAAACACCGGGGACAATGTGCTTTTTCCAACCTGTTAAGCTCAGTTGAATAACAATGCCGGTATGTCAGTTATGTGCCAGAGGTGAAGTGTTATCAAGTATGTTTGATTGAACAAAGACAGCATGACATAACAAAGCACATCTGTTGATGAATAATATAGAATAAGTCAAGTACAATGTTTCAAATGTTTCCAGAATTACACTAAAGGAGATTGAATTTTCAAGCAGAAATACACTGACAATGTTAGACTTACTACCAGGCACTTTGTCACCACCACTAATCTATATGGTTTATCTATGGTTGTCAAAGGAATCACCCATGGCGCGTGTTTGAGACGGTGAAGGTGGTGAACCAAGCGTCAAGGCTGCGGTCGCGGTGCCACTCCCCCGGCCAGGTGCCTGGCTCCAGCCCTGTGTCGCTGCGCTCCAGCCGTGCCTCCACCCCCCGTACCAGCTACTACGGCTCAGATAGCGCCAGCCTCACCTTGGAGGACAAACCACCTAGTGCCGTGTCGAGACTGGCAGAGGTGGCACACACTGAGGACAGCAGGTGAGACTGGCAACCGTGTGTAAATATACACTCCCGGTCAAAGGTTTTTGAACACCTActcagtttttctttatttttttgtattttctacattgtagaataatagtgaagacataaactattAAATAGCATGAAATAATGACTGTCGTGTCtccttgcttatttgagctgttcttgccataatatggacttggtcttttaccaaatagggctatcttctgtatcccCCCTACCTTTTCAGAAGactactgattggctcaaacacattaaaggaaagaaattccacaaattaacttaaggcacacctgttatttgaaatgcattccaggtgactacctcatgaagctggttgagagaatgccaagagtgtgcaaagctgtcaccaaggtgGCTATTTGGAAaagctcaaatataaaatatattttgatttgtttagcactttttttggtgactacatgattaggctttctaaaacttttgaccgggaGTGTACATGGGTATTTATGGGTATATGTGTGAATCACATTAACTCTCATAGAGTCTACAGACCTCAGACACACAGAGTATTTACTTTTCAAATTAATTTGTATTCGTCACATACTTCGCAGACAACAGGCGTAGACTAAAAGTGAAATGCTTTTCCATAGTATATTAATATACTGTCCTTCATACATATTCAAACATACAGCTTATATTTCTCTGGTCTATGTGTACTAATAACAGCAGTGTATTTGTATTCAAAACCTATCCTACCTCCTCTGCTCTGAGTGTTAGTGCATCAACAGTGTGCAGTATGTCATTAACCTTCCATTATTTCTCTCTGATCTCAGTGTAAGTGGCCCTAAGCGTCTGGGTATGCCAGGCATGCCTGGAGGCCAGGACCTTGAAGCCGCCCTCCGCTGTTTATCTGACCGCCAGCAGAGCCATGCCTCAGAGCGCCCCTTCTTTGAGGTGGAGCGTGAACGCAAACTCCGCGCCCTGGCCGCCGCCTGCCAGCGGGGCAGCGAAAAGGGTGAGGGGGTGGGCGAGCTGGGCTCCAGCGGGTTCCTTACGCCCAACGACAGCCTTGTGTCCAGCTCGGTGGCGTCGACAGGTACCAACTACTCCAATGGCAGCTCGCTGCACTCCTCGGCCGGATCGGGGGGCTCGCGCTCCTACCTACCTGACCGCCTGCAGATTGTCAAGCCCCTGGAAGGTGAGGAGGGACGGGGAGaccctgtgtgtgttcttagTGGTAACTCAACTGTTAGTTTTACGGTAACTTGCCTAAGGTCGATGGACTCAGTTTCAAGTGAAACTATGAATGTAGACTTCACAGCTGAAAATAGACACTCTTTACAATTATTTCCTTCTTTCAATCTGAAAAATATGCATGATTAGAGAAATACAGGTTATTACATAAACAAATGTGTTATTcccaacatgcaacaatgttaACTATATCACACTTCCTCTGCACCCCAGGCTCAGTGACCCTGCACCACTGGCAGCAGCTGGCCAAGCCTAACCTGGGAGGTATCCTGCACCCTCGCCCGGGGGTCCTCACCAAAGACTTCCGGGAGCTGGAGATCGACCTCCAACACGTCTACAGCCTCAATGACCTGGAGGAGGACGAGCCTGACCTATTACAGCTCTCCCATGGCCTGGCTGCCGGAGCCCACGGCACCATGGGTAAGAAAAGAGGCCACAGGGTAGTGTTTAGTTGAATTTAGTAGATACGGTTGATAGGGTCTCAATTGTGAGTGaaaacactcacacatacacacacattacacacacattccTCTGGTCCATCTCGTCTGGTGTGGAAATCTGAtcattctcccttctccctccgaCGGAACTCTTTAGGTCCGTCAGATTGGGTAAGGGAGAACGATCAGGCATTGACACTGGAACCTTCTATTTGGATAACATGTCTACTGTGGTCCATATCCCCCTAAGTTCACCTGTGTGGTAGGTGTGATGTTACTAAACAGTTTGTGTCATTCCAACTCATACTGTCGTTGTATATCATACATTCTCCCATCTGTGTCGTGTGGTGGGTGGCTCTGGGATTTTCCTCATCCATTGTGAGTAGctttgtgtgttgttgtgtttgtgtgtagttgtgttAAGTGTGTCCATCACCCACAGTCACTCCTCCATCCTCTGGCCCCAACCTACCCCAGACCCCTCCCACCCACACCGTCACCACCTGTCGGCGCCACCacccatccctccttctcccctccttctccaccagGTAAGATCTGcgagtcccacacacacacctattcattgGTTACACTTTATTTTACAGTCCGGTTTCACATTTTATTTGatgtttgttttatttaaccaggaaggccgTTAAGATATTTTTTTCgaaggagacctggccaagaaagcaGCATACAGTCAAGTGCATAAAGTGACATGTTTTTTTGTCTGGTATTTACTAAGAGCGTATTTATGGTGACAATGAATACTGGTAATGACGTGTAATGTCATTTACAATATGACGACAAAAGACTACACCACTCTCAAAACAGCAGCTTTTCTGCCCCATTTTTCTCCTCAAAGGTACCTTGCTACTTTGTGTGTGTATAGcagtccttctctcctcccttactcAATCCGTCTCTCCTTaccccatgtctctcccctcagtggTAGGAAACGCTGGTCCAAGCACTTTCTCCAGCTCTAAATGGGGGTTCCTAGGCAAAGTAAGAGCCAACAGGCACGGACAGAGTGGGAATGATGCAGGAAAATCCCATAACTTTTCTAAACCATGCCCCTTCTAACTCTGACCCCACCCAACCCGGAAGCAAAACTATTGATCATACCCCACGCTAGAGCCTTAAACAAACACCACTACAAAGTAATGTGAATGAATGCACTCGCAGCTTTGACAATGCTTCAACCTTCTATGCATAAAACACATGGATGTTCTTGTTTCTATTTAAATGACTGAGGTTTAGTATTCGATTATTGGGGTCAAATCCTAAATTAAGATGCACACGTAACTCAAACTCTAATACACACAGGTCTCCCATTCCAACATCTGCTTCTCTATTAAGGATGTGGTCCATTATCTTGAATCTACTTCGTAAGCAACATGTTACACACTTGCTTGGCTTGCTATCTTGGACACCATGGCCCCTGTGCTCATCTTAACAGTTCCTGATCCCTTCCAGATTCTTCCAGGTAAACTGAATGAGCCAACAGAAATCCTCTTTTCAGTTCTCaggctgactaactaactgactaacacaATCTCTAACCCACCCTTACAGGCATAATCCATCACTGGGAGCAACTAAACTGACTAACCACTCTTAACTAATGCTGCACTGTTACTAATGCTCCTAAGCTTCTTGCTATGTATTTATTGTATTCAACAGAACTCCTGTGTCTGATTGGTATTTTTCTCTTTTCCTGTATATACAGCCTTTGCTCTCGCAGCCTGTCCGCTCGTGGGAGCTGTGAGCATCTGAGTCCCACGTCGCCCTCCTCTTCCAATCAGCAGCACTATGTGCTGACCTTGGACCCTAGCCAGGGTGGTGGCCACCACTCCACCGCCACCCCAGCACCTCCTCTATCACTGGGACTCCTGAAGTTGCTGGAGGAGCAGGGCATCTCTGCCTCCACCCTCCCCTACCCTTACCACCAactgaccccacacacaccccacacccgCCCCACAACGGCAGAGGAAGAGCGGTGTGGAGGAACATGCATTatggaggaagaaaggagaattaacattttcaGCTTCAACCTGGTAGAGAAGCTGAGGAGTCTGGGACTTCACAAGGTGGCAGCCCGAGGCGTGGTGGACTGAAGAGAGAAGCAATCCGACAAAACCGACATCCACCTAGAGTCTGATAAAGACTGGGAAAacttctccccttcctccttaaTCCTCATTGACTTCAATCCACATGCTGGCTATGCCACTGCACCGACATTTTGTGTTTTGGGcccacaacaatacatcataaaaTAGAACCTCGGGAGAACCATAGAGCCATATATTGAGTTTCTGTTACGTGTACAGTCACTCTTCTTTTTGTAATGGACTCATGTATTGTAAATACTAGGTCTCCACGACAATGTGTGATGTCATGATCATTCTCAGGAGAATCACCTGATCACCAGTCCGGCTGGCTTGAACatgcaagttttttttttttttttttaaagctaaaaAGATGAGGAACATCAAAGAAAAACATGTGTTTCTTTTTTatacctgtgtttcgtgggtgtcggatggttttacactttttttttaaagccccccccccgctatacttttttatatatttttttttccatCAAATACAATCACATGACCTTTTCATTACTTTGGGAAAGATTCAAGGTATCGTTATTTAAGAACCACCACCAAACGGACCAGTTTGTCATCCACAGATGCACTGGAATTCAGTATGTCCTTTTGCATATTAGCTGCTATTAGAAAATGAAGCATTTGTGGGTATTAACCACACTGACTTTACTGTGGTAAAACTACACTTCAATCACTCCCCATTACAGAATGGTAGAGAGATTGATACACTGACTTTACTTCCTGAACGTTTGTGACATTATTGACATTCACTGAGTTATACTACTCTGCTCTTTACTCAAAAGTCCTCATTTAGCACTCATTGTACTGTGTGTTTACATGGCATCACACAACATCACCTGCTGCAAGTCATTGTAAAACGCTTTACTTTGAAATGCTCTCAATTATTGTAAACTTCTGTATTTAGTCGAACCTCACCAAAGCATTCAGGTTGTCTACCATGCTGTATCAAAGACAACAGAAAGTGACTGCAAAAGGTCTCGGCACTAGTCTGTGCTGGATCTGTGTTAACAGACCTTAAACTAAAGTGTTGTTGGTACAAATGTAATTCATGTCATCAGGAATAATGAAAGTGAGTTGTATGAAAAAGCGATCAAGTGATCATGGACTGCATGCTTTTTTTGGATGCTCTTTCAGCTGTCTGGACAATCAATTGTAGATAAAAGGCATAGGATACTGCAGATCAAAAGGGAAAATGATAGCAAATGATGACAATTTGAATTCAGAAGAAAATGAACCAAACAGCACTACATATATTTCAGATGTTGAAATGGACTACTCTGTGCTGAATTCTATGTTATGATCACTGAGATGAATATCTGTATATATTGTACCACATGTACATTAAAAAGTACATTGTATTTCCATCAGCCACACGTGCATGCGTGTTCTTTTTCTACTCTAAGGGACGATTTCCCCAGACACTAAGCCTTGTCCTAGTCTAAAAAGAACAGTTAGGCCGGACACAGGATCTACACTATGTCCTAAATGAAATCAAGAAAGGTCCGTAGACATATACCGCAAACATGTTTATTTTGACACTTTGATAAAAATCAAAACTCATGACATAAGCCAATGAAAATTTCAAATAGGGATGGATTCCTGAGTAACGCCAGTGCAGGCAGACGTTCCTCATTTGGCGAGTGATACATCTCTACTCTGCACTCCGCCGTCCAAAGTCTACCCATCCTTGGTAGTCCCGGTCCGGACACTCGTTCATCTCTGcgaacaatacaaacctacatgaACCAAACAAAAGTTCAATGTGCATTTAAAGTGCTCAAGCAAACAACTATACACTTCATATttgccacatctctctctcacgcacttGACTCGACACCACCACTTACCTGAGATGGCCTGCATGATTTGCTTGGACATGAACTCGCGCTGGTCCTCCGACAAGTGCGCCATTCTTTCCATCCGTGCCATGCTCGTTTGAGGGTCTTGCGCCGTCCTAACCATGTTCTCCGCAACATTCCTCACTGCCTCCCTCCTGGCCAGTAGCTGTGGCAGTATCCCACCCTGTTTGATGTTGCCATCCGACTTGGATACGGGTGATGTCAAACCAACCCTCACTAGCGCTGCCATGAGGACGCACACCAACAATCCACTCATTGCCATGCCTGGACGCAGAATAAGAGTTTTCTTACAATAAAGCTTTAGATTATTAGAAGTAGGGAATGcaaaaagcaatttttttgtgtGAAAGTGAGAGGTGACCGTATGTAACAGTCTGTACAAAACGAAGTCGGCAAGTGCGAATGATATTGCCAGTTGTCCATGTCAGGTCTTTTATACACAAAGGTCTATGTAGCCAATATGGTAAAAGAGCAATATCTGATAACAATGTCCAAGATGGAACCCTTGATTGATTGAAAAAAACAATGGAAACTCCATGCGTAATGGATGCTCGGTGCCAGAATGGGGAGCATCAATATTCTAATCGTTCACCTGGAAATGAGAGACAATAAAGTATAACTCAGATATTCAATAGTGGTTGTTGTTGCAGAAGACTACAACCCTGTCATTACACCTGTATCCAAGGCCAAGGTCCACCAACTCTAACTTCCACTTGCATTGACATGCAGTAAAACCCATAGATCAACAATTAGAAAGGCCATAGAAAAAGTTGCAAGTGGTGCATCACTTAGAAACACATTTGAAACACAAAGGCACCATATCATTACTGTTGTTCTTAATATAGACCTAGTTGTAAAATTATAATGACTGATATCATGAAAGCATAACCTAAACAACCGATGGGGAAGGTTTAAGTGGACAGTGTATGATGACGTCCATCCTCCATCTTTGACTGGGAACAACAGTTGTTTACCTATAGATTTTTGTTAAAGAAGTAACTTCTATATATAATAAAGTATTTAGTGTCACTGTTGTAGAGATGAGAAGGCAGGATGCAGTTGCAGGTTTATAACTACTTAATTTGTTTAAGCACCATAGATCAAAGTATGACGAAACCCAAACGCTGTTGTGCTCGAAATATATCTTCCTTATTAAAAAGGCACAGGACGAACCCAAAGTGCAAAATATAAAGTACTCAGGAAATAGTAGGAGAGATTCCTCTCAGGAAAACAACATTTACAATGACCGACAAAGACAAATGGCAAAGGGagtatacactgctcaaaaaaataaagggaacactaaaataacacatcctagatctgaatgaatgaaatattcttattaaatacttttttctttacatagttgaatgtgctgacaacaaaatcacacacaaattatcaatggaaatcaaatttatcaacccatggaggtctggatttggagtcacactcaaaattaaagtggaaaaccacactacaggctgatccaactttgatgtattgtccttaaaacaagtcaaaatgaagctcagtagtgtgtgtggcctccacgtgcctgtatgacgcCTGGACACGCGCCTACAACGCCTggacatgctcctgatgaggtggcggatggtctcctgagggatctcctcccccaattaagcatccgccaactcctggacagtctgtggtgcaacatggcgttggtggatggagcgagacatgatgtcccagatgtgctcaattggattcaggtctggggaatgggcgggccagtccatagcatcaatgccttcctcttgcaggaactgctgacacactcaagccacatgaggtctagcattgtcttgcattaggaggaacccagggccaaccgcaccagcatatggtctcacaaggggtctgaggatctcatctcggtacctaatggcagtcaggctacatctggcgagcacatggagggctgtgcggcccccccaaagaaatgccaccccacaccatgactgacccactgccaaaccggtcatgctggaggatgttgcaggcagcagaacgttctccactgcgtctccagactgtcacgtctgtcacgtgctctgtgtgaacctgctttcatctgtgaagagcacaaggtgccagtggcgaatttgccaatcttggtgttctctggcaaatgccaaacgtcctgcacagtgttgggctgtaagcacaacccccacctgtggacgtcgggccctcataccaccctcatggagtctgtttctgaccctttgagcagacacatgcacatttgtggcctgctggaggtcattttgcagggctctggcagtgctcctcctgctcctccttacagaaaggcggaggtagcggtcccgctgctgggttgttgccctcctccacgtctcctggtgtactggcctgtctcctggtagcgcctccatgctctggacactacgctgacagacacagcaaacattcgtgccacatctcgcattgatgtgccatcctggatgagctgcactacctgagccacttgtgtgggttatagactacgtctcatgctaccactag
Protein-coding regions in this window:
- the LOC135538359 gene encoding trafficking kinesin-binding protein 1-like isoform X4 codes for the protein MEESFCPVTMEVWSSSASEEEEEKESGHGSQEEEEEEVEEGGKPRGKPHNKEILCRELMQVLCSERVGQVTKTYHDIEAVTHLLEEKERDLELAARIGQSLLKQNRDLTARNELMDEQLEIAKEEIAQLRHELSMRDDLLHLYASTEEIENASDSHALMKRNESSNSLSNFVNYDFIQQKLKGLEEENLKLRCEANELTSETANYEEQEQELMMVCVEELTSVNKQVVDLSDELARKVEDTLRQQEEISSLLAQIVDLQARCKRLTTDNEELTQHLSASRESQSQLKSELNYLQDKYSECEDMLREAREDIKNLRNKSLPNSTVQRYSSLSAVFPMDSLAAEIEGTFRKGLDVPAPSEYKNHPWRVFETVKVVNQASRLRSRCHSPGQVPGSSPVSLRSSRASTPRTSYYGSDSASLTLEDKPPSAVSRLAEVAHTEDSSVSGPKRLGMPGMPGGQDLEAALRCLSDRQQSHASERPFFEVERERKLRALAAACQRGSEKGEGVGELGSSGFLTPNDSLVSSSVASTGTNYSNGSSLHSSAGSGGSRSYLPDRLQIVKPLEGSVTLHHWQQLAKPNLGGILHPRPGVLTKDFRELEIDLQHVYSLNDLEEDEPDLLQLSHGLAAGAHGTMVTPPSSGPNLPQTPPTHTVTTCRRHHPSLLLPSFSTSLCSRSLSARGSCEHLSPTSPSSSNQQHYVLTLDPSQGGGHHSTATPAPPLSLGLLKLLEEQGISASTLPYPYHQLTPHTPHTRPTTAEEERCGGTCIMEEERRINIFSFNLVEKLRSLGLHKVAARGVVD
- the LOC135538359 gene encoding trafficking kinesin-binding protein 1-like isoform X2, whose product is MECDLLERVDRGSHDVSTLTELCSGGDSEVEIVSLLSEGLPNYTLRADCMFGYDHDDWIHTPLLPPEVALGLTHDQIEETLKYFLLCSERVGQVTKTYHDIEAVTHLLEEKERDLELAARIGQSLLKQNRDLTARNELMDEQLEIAKEEIAQLRHELSMRDDLLHLYASTEEIENASDSHALMKRNESSNSLSNFVNYDFIQQKLKGLEEENLKLRCEANELTSETANYEEQEQELMMVCVEELTSVNKQVVDLSDELARKVEDTLRQQEEISSLLAQIVDLQARCKRLTTDNEELTQHLSASRESQSQLKSELNYLQDKYSECEDMLREAREDIKNLRNKSLPNSTVQRYSSLSAVFPMDSLAAEIEGTFRKGLDVPAPSEYKNHPWRVFETVKVVNQASRLRSRCHSPGQVPGSSPVSLRSSRASTPRTSYYGSDSASLTLEDKPPSAVSRLAEVAHTEDSSVSGPKRLGMPGMPGGQDLEAALRCLSDRQQSHASERPFFEVERERKLRALAAACQRGSEKGEGVGELGSSGFLTPNDSLVSSSVASTGTNYSNGSSLHSSAGSGGSRSYLPDRLQIVKPLEGSVTLHHWQQLAKPNLGGILHPRPGVLTKDFRELEIDLQHVYSLNDLEEDEPDLLQLSHGLAAGAHGTMVTPPSSGPNLPQTPPTHTVTTCRRHHPSLLLPSFSTSLCSRSLSARGSCEHLSPTSPSSSNQQHYVLTLDPSQGGGHHSTATPAPPLSLGLLKLLEEQGISASTLPYPYHQLTPHTPHTRPTTAEEERCGGTCIMEEERRINIFSFNLVEKLRSLGLHKVAARGVVD
- the LOC135538359 gene encoding trafficking kinesin-binding protein 1-like isoform X7, whose translation is MECDLLERVDRGSHDVSTLTELCSGGDSEVEIVSLLSEGLPNYTLRADCMFGYDHDDWIHTPLLPPEVALGLTHDQIEETLKYFLLCSERVGQVTKTYHDIEAVTHLLEENEEHQTAVVLQKERDLELAARIGQSLLKQNRDLTARNELMDEQLEIAKEEIAQLRHELSMRDDLLHLYASTEEIENASDSHALMKRNESSNSLSNFVNYDFIQQKLKGLEEENLKLRCEANELTSETANYEEQEQELMMVCVEELTSVNKQVVDLSDELARKVEDTLRQQEEISSLLAQIVDLQARCKRLTTDNEELTQHLSASRESQSQLKSELNYLQDKYSECEDMLREAREDIKNLRNKSLPNSTVQRYSSLSAVFPMDSLAAEIEGTFRKGLDVPAPSEYKNHPWRVFETVKVVNQASRLRSRCHSPGQVPGSSPVSLRSSRASTPRTSYYGSDSASLTLEDKPPSAVSRLAEVAHTEDSSVSGPKRLGMPGMPGGQDLEAALRCLSDRQQSHASERPFFEVERERKLRALAAACQRGSEKGEGVGELGSSGFLTPNDSLVSSSVASTGTNYSNGSSLHSSAGSGGSRSYLPDRLQIVKPLEGSVTLHHWQQLAKPNLGGILHPRPGVLTKDFRELEIDLQHVYSLNDLEEDEPDLLQLSHGLAAGAHGTMVTPPSSGPNLPQTPPTHTVTTCRRHHPSLLLPSFSTR